The genomic DNA GACGAACTCGCCGTCTTGCTTTTCGGTGATGACTTCTGTGGTATCCGGCATGGGGGCGGTCAACGGGTGGGATGGGCGGGCCGTTAAAATTGGCGCAACCCGGCACAGTACACCACGCCCGGATTCTTTGCTACTGACAACCTTTCAAGGATTTTCATGTCTCTGTTCACCGCCGTCGAAATGGCCCCCCGCGACCCCATCCTGGGCCTCAACGAGCAATTCAACGCCGACACCAACCCCAACAAGGTCAACCTGGGTGTTGGCGTTTATTTCGACGACAACGGCAAGCTGCCCCTGCTGCAATGCGTGCAGGCCGCTGAAAAGACCATGATGGCCACCCCCACCGCCCGTGGCTACCTGCCCATCGACGGCATCGTGGCCTATGACAACGCCGTCAAAAACCTGGTGTTCGGTGCCGACAGCGAACCCGTCCAATCCGGCCGTGTGGCCACCGTGCAGGCCATTGGCGGCACCGGCGGCCTGAAGATCGGCGCCGACTTTTTGAAAAAGGTCAGCCCCAACGCCAAGGTGCTGATCTCCGACCCCAGCTGGGAAAACCACCGCGCGCTGTTCACCAACGCCGGTTTTGTGGTCGATACCTACGCCTACTACGACGCCGAAAAGCGCGGCGTGAACTTTGATGGCTTTCTGGCCAGCCTGAGCGCAGCCGCCCCCGGCACCATCGTCGTGCTGCACGCCTGCTGCCACAACCCCACCGGCTACGACATCACACCCGCGCAGTGGGACCAGGTCATCGCCGTGGTCAAGGCCAAGGGCCTCACGCCCTTCCTCGACATGGCCTACCAGGGCTTCGGCCACGGCATCGCCGAAGACGGCGCCGTGATCGGCAAGTTCGTGGCCGCCGGCCTGAACTTCTTTGTCTCCACGTCTTTCAGCAAGAGCTTCAGCCTGTATGGCGAACGCGTGGGCGGCCTGTCGGTGCTGTGTGCCGACAAGGAAGAAGCCGGCCGCGTGCTGAGCCAGCTCAAGATCGTGATCCGCACGAACTACTCCAACCCGCCCATCCACGGCGGCGCGGTGGTGGCTGCCGTACTGAACAACCCCGAGCTGCGCGCCCTGTGGGAAAAGGAACTGGGCGAAATGCGCGTGCGCATCAAGGCCATGCGCCAGAAGCTGGTCGATGGCCTCAAGGCCGCTGGCGTGAAGCAGGACATGAGCTTCATCACCACGCAAATCGGCATGTTCAGCTACTCGGGCCTGTCCAAGGACCAGATGGTGCGCCTGCGCAACGAGTTTGGCGTGTACGGCACCGACACCGGCCGCATGTGCGTGGCTGCGCTCAACAGCAAGAACATCGACTACGTCTGCCATGCGATTGCCAAGGTCATCTGATCTGCTGGGGCAATTCACGCACCATCAATCAACCGCCTTCGGGCGGTTTTTTGATGGTCTTTTGGGCCGCCAGCGCTTACCAATAAAGCGCTGGCAGCTATTCATTTTGAAAACCATTCATATGTACATTCATATGTAAATGGCCAAATGGCCTACACACAGCGCGCGCACAAGCCGTTTCAATGCAAGTTCCGCAACACCCCCGGAAGATGCCATGAAACCCCTCCTTCTTGATTCCTCCATGACCAGCATGGCCGGCGTTTTCTACCCCACCGGCCATGTGTTTGCGCTGTTTCCCGACGAGGACTGCGTGCGCCAGGCCGCTGCTGCGCTGCAAACGGCCGGGCATGCGGGTGAAATTGCCTATGCCAGCCCCGAAGTCATCCTGCAGGACATCGCGCAAACGCAGGGCACGGCCGACACCCCTTTTCCCTCGGTGGGTGCAGAAGGAGACATCGTTCGCCGCATGGCGGAACTGGCCGGCACCGGCCACCACGGCATGCTGGTGGCCCTGGCCGACGAGGATGATCCCCAAGCCGTGGCCACGGCCATGGCCTCGGAGGGGGCCGTCGCCGCGTTCCACTACCGGACTTTCGTGATCGAAGACCTGATCACCCCGCCAATGGTTCAGGACACACCGACCGCCACCGACACCCATTTGGGCGACGCTTGAGGCCTGGGCGCACCCCGGACCGAACTGTCGTCAAGCCTCAGCGCGGCTTGCGCGCGGACGGCTTGGCCGCGCCGGTCACGCGTGGTGGCAGGCCGGTGTGCTGGGTCAGCAGACGGCCTTTTTGCGGCTTGGCCGGTGTGGCGCCGGGCGCCTTGGCGGAGCCGGGCTTGGCGGGCGTCGAATTGGTGCGCCGCGCGCTCTGGTAACCGCCATCCGTCAAGGGCTGGAAAGTCGGAATCAGGTGGTGCTTGCCGTTGCCGATCAAATCGGCCCGCCCCATGGCCTTGAGCGCTTCGCGCAGCAGCGGCCAGTTGTTCGGGTCGTGGTAGCGCAAAAACGCCTTGTGCAAGCGCCGGCGCTTGTCGCCGCGCACGATGTCCACGCCCTCGCTGTCGCGCGTGATCTTGCGCAGCGGGTTCTTGTTGCTGTGGTACATGGCCGTGGCGGTGGCCATGGGGCTGGGGTAGAAGGTCTGCACCTGGTCGGCGCGAAAGCCGTTCTTTTTCAGCCAGATGGCGAGGTTCATCATGTCCTCGTCGCTCGTGCCGGGGTGCGCGGCGATGAAGTACGGAATCAGAAACTGCTTCTTGCCCGCCTCTTCACTGAACTTCTCGAACATCTGCTTGAACTTGTCATAGCTGCCGATGCCCGGTTTCATCATCTTGGTGAGCGGCCCCTGCTCGGTGTGCTCCGGGGCGATTTTCAAATACCCACCCACATGGTGCTGCACCAGCTCTTTCACGTATTCAGGGCTTTTCACGGCCAGGTCGTAGCGCAGGCCCGAGCCGATGAGGATTTTCTTGATGCCCTTGAGCGCCCGGCCCCGGCGGTAGATTTTGATCAGCGGATCGTGGTTGGTGCCCAGGTTCGAGCAGATGCCCGGATACACGCAGCTGGGCTTGCGGCAGGCCGCCTCGATCTCTGGGCTCTTGCAGCCCAGGCGGTACATGTTGGCCGTGGGGCCGCCCAGGTCGCTGATGGTGCCAGTGAAGCCCTTGACCTTGTCGCGGATGTCCTCGATCTCCTGAATGATCGAATCCTCAGACCGGCTCTGGATGATGCGGCCCTCGTGCTCGGTGATGGAGCAGAAGGTGCAACCGCCAAAGCAGCCGCGCATGATGTTGATCGAAAACCGGATCATCTCCCACGCGGGGATCTTGGTCGCGCCGTCGTGGCCGCCGTTCTCGTCGGCGTAGCTCGGGTGCGGGCTGCGGGCATACGGCAGATCGAACACATAGTCCATCTCTGCCGTAGTCAGCGGGATGGGCGGCGGGTTGATCCACACATCGCGCGCCGTGGTGCCTTCGCCATGCGCCTGCACCAAAGCGCGGGCGTTACCGGGGTTGGTTTCCAGGTGCAGCACGCGGTTGGCGTGGGCATACAGCACCGGGTCGCTTTTCACCTGCTCGTAGCTGGGCAGGCGAATAACGCTCCTGTCGCGCGGTGGCACCTTAAGCTTGGCCTTGAGCGCCGGGTTGGCCACGAACAGCATGGGCTGGATGGCAGGGTTGGGCTCGGCACTTTTAGGGTCTTTTTGGCCGCTAGCGCTTTCTCCACCTGCGCCAGCAGCTCCTGAATCAGGAGCATCGTCCTTGCTGCAGTTGCTGCCTTGCGAGGCCGCCTGCTCGCTGGTGGTCATGTAGGGGTTGACGTGCGCTTCCACGCGGCCGGGCTCGTCCACGCTGGTGGAGTCGATCTCGAACCAGCCTTTGCCGCTTTCGTCGTCGGGCCGGCGCACAAAGGCCGTTCCGCGCACATCGGTGATCTGCTCGACCGGCTCGCGCGCCGCCAGGCGGTGCGCCACCTCGACCAAGGCGCGCTCGGCGTTGCCGTACAGCAGCAGGTCGCACTTTGCGTCCACCACAATGGAGCGGCGTACCTTGTCGCTCCAGTAGTCGTAGTGCGCGATGCGGCGCAGGCTGCCCTCGATGCCGCCCAGCACAATGGGCACGTCCTTGAAGGCCTCGCGGCAGCGCTGGCTGTAGACGATGGCGGCGCGGTCGGGGCGCTTACCGCCCACATCGCCGGGGGTGTAGGCATCGTCGCTGCGGATTTTTCGGTCAGCCGTGTAGCGGTTGATCATCGAATCCATGTTCCCGGCCGTC from Acidovorax sp. T1 includes the following:
- a CDS encoding YgiQ family radical SAM protein, which codes for MNAPVDVSFFARAAKPLTSYRPYWAKRFGTAPFLPMSRAEMEQLGWDSCDIVLVTGDAYVDHPSFGMAVIGRVLEAQGFRVGIIAQPDWQSAEPFKALGKPNLFWGVTAGNMDSMINRYTADRKIRSDDAYTPGDVGGKRPDRAAIVYSQRCREAFKDVPIVLGGIEGSLRRIAHYDYWSDKVRRSIVVDAKCDLLLYGNAERALVEVAHRLAAREPVEQITDVRGTAFVRRPDDESGKGWFEIDSTSVDEPGRVEAHVNPYMTTSEQAASQGSNCSKDDAPDSGAAGAGGESASGQKDPKSAEPNPAIQPMLFVANPALKAKLKVPPRDRSVIRLPSYEQVKSDPVLYAHANRVLHLETNPGNARALVQAHGEGTTARDVWINPPPIPLTTAEMDYVFDLPYARSPHPSYADENGGHDGATKIPAWEMIRFSINIMRGCFGGCTFCSITEHEGRIIQSRSEDSIIQEIEDIRDKVKGFTGTISDLGGPTANMYRLGCKSPEIEAACRKPSCVYPGICSNLGTNHDPLIKIYRRGRALKGIKKILIGSGLRYDLAVKSPEYVKELVQHHVGGYLKIAPEHTEQGPLTKMMKPGIGSYDKFKQMFEKFSEEAGKKQFLIPYFIAAHPGTSDEDMMNLAIWLKKNGFRADQVQTFYPSPMATATAMYHSNKNPLRKITRDSEGVDIVRGDKRRRLHKAFLRYHDPNNWPLLREALKAMGRADLIGNGKHHLIPTFQPLTDGGYQSARRTNSTPAKPGSAKAPGATPAKPQKGRLLTQHTGLPPRVTGAAKPSARKPR
- a CDS encoding amino acid aminotransferase, producing the protein MSLFTAVEMAPRDPILGLNEQFNADTNPNKVNLGVGVYFDDNGKLPLLQCVQAAEKTMMATPTARGYLPIDGIVAYDNAVKNLVFGADSEPVQSGRVATVQAIGGTGGLKIGADFLKKVSPNAKVLISDPSWENHRALFTNAGFVVDTYAYYDAEKRGVNFDGFLASLSAAAPGTIVVLHACCHNPTGYDITPAQWDQVIAVVKAKGLTPFLDMAYQGFGHGIAEDGAVIGKFVAAGLNFFVSTSFSKSFSLYGERVGGLSVLCADKEEAGRVLSQLKIVIRTNYSNPPIHGGAVVAAVLNNPELRALWEKELGEMRVRIKAMRQKLVDGLKAAGVKQDMSFITTQIGMFSYSGLSKDQMVRLRNEFGVYGTDTGRMCVAALNSKNIDYVCHAIAKVI